From the Coffea eugenioides isolate CCC68of chromosome 1, Ceug_1.0, whole genome shotgun sequence genome, the window gaggattttggatcaattggaagcttgagagttgaggaattttcttcttctttgagagagagagggccggccaaagagaaagaaaaatgaggaaattttatgaatttttttttgagatatttaaaccTTGGGTCAAgaaagtcaaaaatttgtcaaatggtgaatagtgtttcttaagtcataaccaatgagaaagtgacatgtggcacctcattaaatgccttcctatctttcttttctctctcacatcaatcacttcacccactctacttatcacttaacacccgataaatctttcacagtatccgaaacttacacttaatggccgaatttttccgaacttttcgcactagtgggtcccacgtccactattcactcttaattttctaaaaattcaccaatgctagaaaagtCATCTTAAAACTAGAATCGCTCATAAAATCctctaagaaaatatttctaagccagaaaatgcagaaaacatgcaattaaagggaaataaaccctaggaaaatattaaggttttacgggttctcacactctccctcccttaaaagaatttcgtcctcgaaatttctcaccttacttcccgaaaaggtttgggtatttctttcgcatttcctcttccatctcccaggtggcttcctcaactccgtggtttctccataacACCTTCACTAATGAAATCCGCTTGTttctgagctctttgactttttgATCGAGCACTtggaccggtttctcttcataggccagtgattcatctacttcgatatcctccggttgtaaaacatgagatgggtcaggatggtacttctttagcatcgagacgtgaaatacGTCGTGGATTCGAGAAAGACTAGACGgtagttccaatcgatacgcgaccgctccaaccctctgcaggatcttgtaaggtccgacgtaccgcggttgaagtttctttcctttgcccgttgtaagacttcgtaaaggtgtgatttttagaaacacatggtctccaacttcaaattccaaatcttttcttcgattatccgcgtagctcttttggcgactttgagcggtttggatccgttgccttatcaacttgaccttctcttgagcctcttccatccatggaatggttgccggatctagtgctttcttttcaCCAACTTCATCCAAGTAAATCGGtgagcggcatttgcgtccgtagagagcttcatacggagccatttgaattgacgaatggaagctattgttatatgcaaattcgactaaggtcatgtgctgaccccaattgcctccaaagtccagaatgcacgttcgtagcatgtcctcgagcgtCTGAATTGTCCGTTCcgactggccatccgtctgagggtggtaggtcgtgctcaaattaagtttagtccccagggtttcttgaaacttctgccaaaaccgagacacaaaccgtggatcccgatcggaaacgatgctcacaggaacaccgtgtaaTCTTACTACttcatccatgtacagtcgagtcaacttgtccattgaatacttcatgttcaccggcaagaaatgggccgacttggttaatcgatcaacgatcacccaaacagcatcgtgtcctctttgcgtcctcggtaaaccggaaacgaagtccatggtaatgttttcccacttccactcgggtatctccaagggttgtaacagacccgatggtttttgatgctctgccttcacttgctggcaaatgagacatttttgtacatattgcgcgatttccttcttcatattgtcccaccaataggttcctttcaggtcttgatacatcttgctgctactcggatggattgtgtacttagatctatgagcttcctccagaatttctgctttcaatgcctcatcctttggtaccaccactcggtttcggtactttaaaataccctcaggactcaaattgaagtccgtagtttctcccttatccactttctctttccatttctgtaccatcaaatcttctttttgtgcctctttaatacgttccagtagagtggaggtaaccctaacattgccaaatatcactttatggctccctagacagggtttccactcgcacacggattctagcaaaccccactccttaatcattagccctgctacttgcaccttacgactcaaggcatctgctaccacatttgcctttcccggatggtaattgatcgtacagtcgtaatcttccaggaattccatccatcgccgttgtctcatattcagttccttctgggagaagaggtacctaagactcttgtgatccgaaaacacttcaaaggtcaccccgtataggtaatgcctccactttttcagagcaaacaccactgcagctaattctagatcatgagtcgggtagttttgctcgtgaagcttcaattttctagaggcgaaagcaatcacattccggtttTGCATCAAAACGCACCCCAGTCCTTCTCGTGACGCATCCGCATATACTACAAACCcatccactccatttggcaagaccagcactggagccatggtcaatcttttctttaattcctgaaaacttgtttcgcatcggccgttccaaataaactggccatgcttctttgtcaagtcagttaaaggtcctgccagtttggaaaaatctttaataaaccgtcggtagtacccagctagccctagaaagctgcgaatctccgtgggagtttctggccttttccaatttgtcacggcctcaaccttcgctggatccaccgaaataccttcgtgggagatcacgtgccctagaaacgctactctctccaaccagaactcgcatttactaaacttggcatacagctgatgttccctcaatgtctgcaacaccattctcaaatgcttctcatgctcctcgcgtgacttggagtagaccaaaatgtcgtcaataaacaccacgacaaatcggtccaggtagggtttaaaaaccctatgcattaagtccatgaaggcggcgggagcattagtcaatccaaagggcataacggcgaactcgtaatgcccgtatctcgagttgaaagcagtcttcggaatgtcctccttcctaatcaacaactggtagtatccctgtcggaggtccaacttcgagaagaccactgctccttgcagctggtcaaacaactcgtcgatgtggggcagtggatacttattcttgatcgtaacgttgttcagccccctatagtcaatacacatcctcaacgtaccgtccttcttcttcacaaataaaaccggagctccccaaggagactcactctcgtgaatgaatccccgctccaaaaggtcttgcagttgcaacttaagctccttaagttctgcaggcgccattcggtaaggggtttttgagataggtgcagttccaggtaaaagatctattcggaattctatctctctttccggaggtaaagccactaactcatcagggaaaacatccggaaagtccctcactatggctacatcttctacctttaacttatccgtaggggtattaattagaaaggccaaatatccttgcgcccctctacttatcagtttcctagctcgaatgcccgaaatgagagcagatgaggctaacctaccccttatatctaaccttaaggttgcctcgccaggaatgcgaaattcaactattttcgttttacaatccagttgggcgttatatttggctaaccagtccatacctagaatcacatcgtaccccttaatggacaagctaatcaggtctcctaaaaatctcctctctcctacccatacatcgcaatccttataaaccatactagtcaccaaccgttgattccccgtaggtgtactaacctctaaggcatatggtaagctagcaggttttatatcgatgccacacatgaaatcagggttaacaaacgaatgagtggcaccgggatcaattaaaactttggcaaagcggtggaaaatagggatcgtaccttccaccacctcggaagaatctgggacctgatggggctctaaggaataaaccctagctggcaccttaggtttggacccgtctcccttggctggtccagtgttagtcctcggcggtagctgactcccctttccatcttgtttcaggaccggacatgtagccagctgatggtccgcacttccacaccgcagacatttccccagtttcctccagcaattgtcctcggtgtggtttgtctttccacagtgcccacagggaccacgaggtgccgaagccgagccactctgggtgttccccctttgtcctcgcccagcttggccgcccctgaacggagtccctctgcctgatcccgattgtcgaccacctcctgatcctcgtccaaacttcgaGGGAGTACTCTTCTCACTTTGTCCagatgtactcccaggaaaatCACGCTTCTtggcctggaagtttcggacctgaagccgtgcactctcgacccgttgggctttttccattgcctcgctaaaagtagtgatttgagccgctgcgagatctttctggatctccacgttcaagccctgaataaagcgcctcACGCGTCGTTGTTCGGTCATAATTagttcaggcgcgaatttggacaggcgggtaaactggctctcgtactccgccacagtctgagcctCTTGCcagagccggataaactcgtcctccttcctttcctggactagaggagggaaaaacttaacattaaattctcggatgaagttcacccaagtcctctgtgtctgctcccgctcccatttctgcctaattacgttccaccaggaacgggcagccccctcgagttggaacacggcaaaagtcacctgccgttcgtccggATAGTGTAAGGCCGCGAATATGTCtaccatcttctccagccatttctcggccacgtcagggtcgggtcccccaacaaacttcggcggggaaaacttttgaaaacgttctagagctctatcttcgctctcattatgatggccagggttcccagggtttccagggttagggtttgggttctggccctgttgttgcactacttgtgcaagtaggtttgtcatttgctgcatagcggcagctatttgagcattggggtttatttggggttcaggaattgggccagtagaagcttccccagtttctctaaccggtgtgggttgtctaataccgcgcccacgcccccgaccacttcgtgttccttccataaggtATACTTGTTCTAGGCAAGagtactaaaccaaagcaggaataaagcaggtaagtaacacataaactttcacataacacatagtgATACAGTTCATACAGGGTCACAAGCACAcgtatatacaagccaaacatttatacaagcagtcagtcaagtacggccaaagcacgtacgtacacaaagatccacctgaggataggcctatcaaaagagatttacacgtagctaactctacatccaaaacggttagctaaggctctatccctatccctatgtacattcaaaaccaccactatccaaaaggtgccctaagatcaaggcctaatcagtcgctggggtctgggacccaggcgatggggtagactcctccccaggctCGGCCCCAGCACACGAGGCCTCATCACTAGACTCCTCGAGTCCGTCGTCGCACAAGTTAAGGATCGCCTCCGCacgacccctgaccttgcgaGCGCGCTTAACCTCACGCTCGTGACCATCCCTCAGTTGATCACATAGGTCATTAACTCGGTCCTCCGCCTCATTCACATCATACTCTAGCTCCATGATACGTGCGGCTTGCTTCTCATTGGTTGCCCTAGCCTGAGTCACCTCAGCTTCCAATGTCGCAACCGCAGCTTCCAGCTTAGTATTATCCTTAGCAAACTCCTCACGTTCCTTTGCCACCGCCAACACTAGAGTGTTTGGATAGGCGTAGTTGCTACGACACTTGCACTGTCGAACGCGGCTggccgggctccaacgcaccACGGCCCCCTTCTGCCTAAGTTGATACTTAATTGGCGGCAGCGGACTACGAGGACGATCTCCTGCCGGACGGTCACTCGAGTCACCACTCGCATCCATCCTATAGCAAAGGAAGAAATAACATGATTACACTTAATAGGCATAAACAATAAATCTGCCTAAGTTGATACTTAATTGGCGGCAGCGGACTACGAGGACGATCTCCTGCCGGACGGTCACTCGGGTCACCACTCGCATCCATCCTATAGCAAAGGAAGAAATAACATGATTACACTTAATAGGCATAAACAATAAAATCCTCAAATCGAGCATTTCTATTatacccaggctaattcaaacctaggctctgataccacctgtgacagccccaccttcccctaaggcgaaccaaaggggttagcggactgcctgcccaactctcgccaggactacggtacagttaacgtcgttctataacgttccggaacataccattgcgcgcaaacaagtcagaaaacacaaaataaaaaaaacgaaaattgaaaaccgaaatgaatagtgctggacacgccagaatccggccggaatctggccggattagcggccggattcttggccggatactgtccagtgagcaactcgattttttttcaaaagttccacccaatccggccggcaatccggccaatattccggccggattgtctggccggataccggccagtgagcaactggccgggtttccaatttttctcaggcaatccggccttcaatccggccagtttctggccggattcctggccggatttaggccagtgagcttttgccaaattttttttttctttggccgtttgaaagccgaatcgctccgaagttcatccaaacatgaattcaacatataaacatatatatacaatggaaatcaaCAGTTACAaccataatggcatgccaaccattcattaaggagtacacattcgatttgcctatcaaaaggacatgaacccgttacattagggtttcacttcgagagcgatacaaaagacatgtacaagctcagtatggcaattgactatccagtccattttcaaaagcatttatattcttgtaaggaaaacaaataacacggaatgagccaaggcccagtggtataccacccaataagcaatcaaagtcatataagaatgaaccttcatttaaagtgcacaaataagcaatgaagcaaaatggtaaaaggatacggtcggctctcaagagcccatttccacgcctgcaatcttgaaccaatctcattgactctccgtcaatgttaaaataccaaaccgtagacaactctttacttccattccttccacccaacataccccaaccgggcccgcactccatttcggtagcttttggtaatactcgagtttaccggaaccaagggtctcattaccacaaggttccccagtacagtccccgtggcaattcaatcttcacgaccaagccctcgccggctcgatccaattgactaccaaacggagttgagctcagtaatacagtatggccgttggacatcgtccaaacgacatcaattcggtttccatgaaatggaatttaccaaccaatatatatatagtccagtaatgcaataaaacggtaaccaatcagtgacaataacaaaagaggtgagggcggtcaagtacaccctcaccttgatcaatttcaatatccaagtaggccattaaggcatcacataacatttaacaaagccacatagtaatccatcaagtgagtagtatactcaccaagtaagaaaatggtgtttcatacaccgtgatcaccaagacgccgtgagctaccgtcacgccctagaatcacacaacaaatgcaatgagactcgagaacgagtcatcaaacaatgctaaacacaaccccaatagggtttcacatgcataagtaggcatgatagcaaaccagaaattaatatatggccttaacttaagcctcgatagaaaaaccgtgtttgagcttagaatgcggtaatggcgtcaatttcactacggttatcggttgggggtgtaagacccaccatttcgaagctatgaaacagggctacaacaatgtagaagggcactcaatccagttcctagcttaactaggtcaaaattgcaaaatactaaaccagaattaccaaaacaggtttgcaaaacacagaaaactgtaatcgatatatctcagtccatacaagtccaaatgccgaaattccaaaggcatacattagctaagacattcagttatatttcatcagaagacaacaacttcaaaatccaaaccaaaaccagtcaaaatggccaatcactatcgcagttttcgcattctgtccaaagcagaacagctacagtaatttcgtcataactcattctacattaatccaaatgacctgaaattttacaggcatctccatcacatcaatacctacaactttcatgttttgagcaaagtctaattcggcctctaacctagtgatctaaaaccggacagaattggggattttcaaaccctaactttccaattttccatccaaatccaaaattagttgcatttatccacatttcacatccaccagagccattatagtccattgccaatcatcaaagatggccacaacattcatttcatatgaaaccagaaaaattcccaagaaaatagaaaacttcaccaaatcacttcaaaccaagataaaaccagaaatttcagcacttcactcactaataagcataatttaagcttcataaggtgtaagagggtgttcaagcttcacttaccaagaaacaagagagagagggttgttgaacaccttaaaccttcaaccaagcttcactaaacaacttactagcactaggaggtaagattgtatggaatggaattggatgtaaccaatgtttttggttgatttgctcCAAGTAGAAGCTTGGAAATCTCCTTCCtttcttgctcaaggtggccggccaacaaagagagaaaaatggtgaattttgtgcatttttttgatatataattctttggtcaaaaaagtcaagaaattgaatagtGATTCTTAAAAGGtttccaatgaggaggtgacacttgtcacctccataaatgcattcttatctttctttcctcactcacatcaatcacttcacacattctacttatcacttaacatccgataaatttttcacagtatccgaaacttacacttactggccgaatttttccgaacttttcgcactagtgggtcccacgtccactattcactcttaattttctaaaaattcaccaatgctagaaaagtCATCTTAAAACTAGAAtcgctcataaaatccactaagaaaatatttctaagccagaaaatgcagaaaacatgcaattaaagggaaataaaccctaggaaaatattaaggttttacgggttctcacagtaggcaattacattcctattttgcatcaGAACACACCATAACCCTTCTctcgaagcatcggtataaaccgtaTAGCTATCCTTCCCGTTGGGCAAAGCTAACACTGGAGCCAAGCTCTTGGAAACTATTTTCACACTTAGCATCCCACATGtattttccttgtttcttggtcaAGTTAGTTAGGGGTCCCGCAATTTTTGAGAACTTCTTTATAAACCGGCGGTAGTACCCCGCTAGACCTAGAAAACTTCGAATTTCAGTAGGAGTCTCCGGCCGTTTCCATTTGgcaacagcttccactttagccgGGTCTACAATAAgtccatcttttgaaattatatggcctaggaacgccactttctcttaccaaaattcacacttgctaaatttagTAAACAACTGGTGCTCTCTTAAGGTTTGCAACACTATTCTTAagtgttgttcatgctcctcccttgTCTTCGAATACACCAGGATATTatcaataaacaccaccacGAACCTATCCAAATAAGGTTTAAACAcccgatgcattaaatccatgaaggccattggggcattggttaagccaaaaggcattaccgcaaacttgaaatgcccatatcgagtgttgaaagccgtttttggcacatcctcctttctaattctcaattgGTAATATCCCTGTCGAAAATCCAACTTAGAAAACACCACGGCCCCTTGTAATTGATAAAACAACTCATTgatgtggggcaaaggatatttgttcttaatggttaCTGCATTCAACcctcgataatcaatgcataatcttaaactcccatccttctttttgacaaatagcactggagcGCCCCAAGGTGACTCGCTCTTGTGTATGAATCCCCGTTCTAGCAAGTCTTGcaattgaaatttttgaaattttaactcGTTAAGTTCAGCGGGAGCCATCCGATAAGGGATTTTTGAAATGGGAGTAGTTCCAGGTGCGAGGTCaactttaaattcaatctctcTCTCGGGTGGCAATGACACTAATTCCTCCAGGAACACATCTGGATACTCATTTATCACCGGCATATCTTCTAACTTAATCTTTTCCCCTGGAGTGTTAACAAGAAAGGCTAGATAACCCTGTGCCCCATGACTAAGtaatttcctagcccttattcccgaaatgagggcagatgaggctaacatacCCCTCACGTCTAGCTTTAAAGTTGCCTCACCCGGTATGCAAAACTCGATCACCTTCATATGACAATCCACCCGAGCATGATAATGAGCTAGTCAATCCATGCCTAGAataacatcgtaccccttaatggctagacttATGAGGTCAACTACTAATTTTCGCTCACCAACCCATATATCGCAGTTTCTATACACTTCCTTGGCAAGTAAAGAttgattacccgtaggtgttcttacttctaagtcatatggtAGCCTTTCAGCATTTAcgtcaattccaagcataaatgtaGGGCTAACAAAAGAATGGGTTACAccagggtctatcaaaattttggctaaacgATGGaagacaggaatcgtaccttccactacctccgATGGTTCAGGTACCGATTGCTGGTCCAAAGAATACACTTTGGCTGGCACCTTTGACCTGATCCCTCCTACATTGGTTGGTTTAGGGTTTGATTTGCCAGCCGACTGAGCATCACTGATTAGTGGGCAATTAGCAATCTGGTGCTCCGTACTTCCACACCTTAAACATTTTCGAGCTTTTCCCCAACAATTATCCTCGGTATGGTTCGATTTCCCACAATACCCATACGATACTCGGGGGATGGATGTCTGGCCTCCCTGTGGGGCACCTCTCCCCTGTCCCCTTCCACTCTGGGCTCCCCTCGGAGTACCTCCTCTAGATGTGCTCGTAAACCTTCCACCTCCAGCTCCACGACCGGCTTTAGGGGGTGGCATGTTTCCATCACTCTGTGCCGACCCTTGATTTTCACCAGGCGCCCCTCTCCGTTTTGCGTGAAAATTCCTTACTTGTGCCCTGGCAATTTCTATTCTCTGGGCCTTttccaaaacctccgtaaaaGTGTTAATCTGAGCCGCCACCAAGGCCTCCTGTATCTCTACATTGAGGCCCTGCACAAACCTCATTATCCTCCTTTGTTCCGTAGCTATCAACTCGAGAGCAAACTTCGATAGGTTagtgaactgagtctcatactcagataCACTTAGGGTTCCTTAGCGAAGCTTAATGAAATCATCTTCCCTCTTCTCCTGGACTATCGGTGGGagatatttctcgttaaactctaGCATGAAATTCAGCCAGGTCCATGCGGTTCCCTCTCTTTCCCATTTGGCCCTAACTACATTCCAACATGCCCTGGCCAatccctcaaactgaaagataGCAAATTGCACCTGTCTATCCTCCGTATAATTTAAAGCAGTGAATATATTGATCATTGTTTCTAGCCATCTCTCAGCCACTTCAGGGTCCGGCCCTCCCAGGAACTTTGgaggggaaaacttttgaaatctctctagggccctatcttgccccatttCAGGATCCCTAGGTTGATTCACAGGGGTTTGACCCTGTTGTTCTACTAAACGAGCAAGGATATTAGTCATCTGTTGAATTGCCATCGCTACCTGATCCCCCCTTCCGCTCGGGGTCCAGGTTGCGGCTTAACTG encodes:
- the LOC113769281 gene encoding uncharacterized protein LOC113769281; its protein translation is MRFVQGLNVEIQEALVAAQINTFTEVLEKAQRIEIARAQVRNFHAKRRGAPGENQGSAQSDGNMPPPKAGRGAGGGRFTSTSRGGTPRGAQSGRGQGRGAPQGGQTSIPRVSYGYCGKSNHTEDNCWGKARKCLRCGSTEHQIANCPLISDAQSAGKSNPKPTNVGGIRSKVPAKVYSLDQQSVPEPSEVVEGTIPVFHRLAKILIDPGVTHSFVSPTFMLGIDVNAERLPYDLEVRTPTGNQSLLAKEVYRNCDIWVGERKLVVDLISLAIKGYDVILGMD
- the LOC113769291 gene encoding uncharacterized protein LOC113769291, translated to MAIQQMTNILARLVEQQGQTPVNQPRDPEMGQDRALERFQKFSPPKFLGGPDPEVAERWLETMINIFTALNYTEDRQVQFAIFQFEGLARACWNVVRAKWEREGTAWTWLNFMLEFNEKYLPPIVQEKREDDFIKLR